A window of Nicotiana tabacum cultivar K326 chromosome 24, ASM71507v2, whole genome shotgun sequence contains these coding sequences:
- the LOC107770976 gene encoding pentatricopeptide repeat-containing protein At1g26460, mitochondrial-like, with product MTLLTRSRPLIRTLTNYRSITTVPFLSQEPQLAGTPPEVNTTPLPPNPSSGSPLYNENWRSPFASTTPSSSSVVPLPFLRQSPAARIQAISQTLDVQGLMNLFADWMTTQRWEDMKQLFELWIRSLDRNGKPNKPDANLFNHYLRANLMMGATADDLLGLASQMEEYGLVANTASHNLILKAMYQSGEPLSWVDKAVKLLERMIQTGKEYKEALPDDESYDLVMGLLFKADLIDAALKYVDSALKSGYKLSMNVFNECVRSCVFNNRLDILVSIIEKCKKTDQNKGLLPPWNMCTHLADVALQADNNELAFSSLEFFVKWVVRGESVRPPVSLSVDEGLLVAALGTAGRTYNAKLLNGAWEVLKRSLRQMRAPNPESFLAKIYAHASLGQLQNAFATLHEFEKAYGSSKEESAELFSPFTTLNPLAVACCRNGFVTLDSVYYQLENLSRADPPYKSVAALNCVILGCANIWDIDRAYQTFAAIESSFGLVPDIHSYNALIYAFAKLGKRDEATKVYEHFMDLGVKPNEMTYSLLVDAHLIKREPKAAISVVDEMVHAQYKPSKEMLKKIRRRCTREMDYESDDRVEDLAKKFNIRLGTENRRNMLFDLQYSTEYAG from the exons ATGACACTCCTCACTCGATCACGACCGTTGATCAGAACTTTAACAAACTACAGATCAATCACCACCGTTCCTTTCCTCTCACAAGAACCTCAACTCGCCGGAACTCCGCCGGAAGTCAACACTACCCCATTACCCCCAAACCCATCCTCCGGCAGCCCACTTTACAATGAAAACTGGCGGTCCCCATTTGCATCCACCACACCCTCCTCCTCCTCAGTCGTCCCACTACCATTCCTTCGCCAATCACCAGCTGCACGCATTCAGGCAATTTCACAAACACTTGATGTGCAAGGTTTAATGAACCTTTTTGCTGATTGGATGACGACACAACGGTGGGAGGATATGAAGCAGCTGTTTGAGCTTTGGATTAGATCTTTGGATCGAAATGGGAAGCCCAATAAGCCTGATGCTAATCTATTTAATCATTATTTGAGGGCTAACTTGATGATGGGTGCTACTGCTGATGATTTGTTGGGATTAGCTAGTCAAATGGAGGAATATGGGCTTGTTGCTAATACCGCATCGCATAATTTGATCTTGAAAGCTATGTATCAATCTGGGGAACCATTGTCTTGGGTTGATAAAGCTGTCAAATTGCTCGAAAG GATGATTCAGACTGGAAAAGAGTATAAAGAAGCTTTGCCTGATGATGAGTCATATGACTTGGTTATGGGCTTACTGTTTAAAGCAGACCTTATTGATGCTGCCTTGAAATATGTTGATTCAGCCTTGAAATCTGGGTATAAGCTGTCCATGAATGTATTTAATGAGTGTGTGCGAAGCTGTGTCTTCAACAACAGGCTGGATATATTGGTGTCGATAATAGAGAAATGCAAG AAAACAGACCAGAACAAAGGCCTATTGCCGCCTTGGAACATGTGCACACACCTTGCTGATGTTGCACTACAGGCAGATAATAATGAACTAGCTTTTTCTTCCTTGGAGTTCTTTGTGAAATGGGTTGTTAGAGGTGAGAGTGTGAGGCCCCCTGTTTCGCTCTCTGTTGATGAAGGACTGCTTGTGGCTGCACTTGGAACTGCTGGTAGAACCTACAATGCTAAACTCCTTAATGGTGCTTGGGAAGTCCTTAAGCGCTCACTACGGCAAATGAGGGCCCCTAACCCTGAATCTTTCCTTGCGAAGATATATGCCCACGCTTCTTTGGGGCAATTGCAGAATGCTTTTGCTACCCTGCATGAGTTTGAGAAAGCTTATGGTAGTTCTAAAGAAGAGAGTGCAGAACTATTTTCTCCGTTTACCACCTTGAATCCACTGGCTGTTGCTTGTTGCAGGAATGGTTTTGTCACTTTGGACTCT GTTTACTATCAGCTGGAGAATTTGAGCCGAGCAGACCCCCCTTACAAGTCTGTTGCTGCCCTCAATTGTGTAATTCTAGGTTGTGCCAATATATGGGATATTGATCGTGCTTATCAGACATTTGCTGCAATTGAATCCTCTTTTGGATTAGTCCCAGATATCCATTCATACAATGCTCTGATATATGCATTTGCGAAACTTGGCAAG AGAGATGAAGCAACAAAAGTCTATGAGCACTTCATGGATTTAGGCGTGAAGCCAAATGAAATGACATATTCTCTACTTGTTGATGCTCATCTTATTAAGCGAGAACCGAAAGCTGCAATTTCAGTAGTTGATGAGATG GTGCATGCGCAGTATAAACCTTCCAAGGAGATGCTGAAAAAGATCCGAAGGCGATGTACTCGAGAGATGGATTATGAGTCTGATGATCGAGTCGAGGACTTGGCCAAAAAGTTTAACATCCGACTGGGCACAGAGAATCGACGGAACATGCTTTTTGATCTTCAATACAGCACGGAATACGCTGGTTAG
- the LOC107770978 gene encoding uncharacterized protein LOC107770978 produces MGQNTGASGKGKKEEEMKKETVEEEEEEEEEVEEGGEHDEQDGMSVHSPCKPPSSALRKEQSQVELEIRLLEALEIYPPAKLRGIHRHFVLYGLTEYLRRSFNRQFAPDDVLKLLDRFYNLEMVKPDDEDAEILNQEEEFSLPESYFSKEES; encoded by the exons atgggGCAGAACACTGGGGCAAGTGGGAAAGGCAAGAAAGAAGaggaaatgaaaaaggaaacagtagaagaagaagaagaagaagaagaggaagtagAAGAAGGAGGAGAGCATGACGAACAAGATGGCATGTCCGTACATTCTCCTTGTAAACCTCCCTCTTCTGCTCTTCGTAAG GAGCAATCACAGGTGGAATTGGAGATAAGATTGCTGGAGGCTCTTGAAATCTATCCCCCTGCCAAATTGAGAG GCATACATCGTCATTTTGTCCTTTACGGCTTAACAGAATATCTGCGTAGAAG CTTCAATAGGCAATTTGCTCCTGATGATGTTTTGAAGCTGCTGGATCGCTTCTACAACTTGGAAATGGTG AAACCAGATGACGAGGATGCAGAAATCCTAAATCAAGAGGAAGAATTTTCGTTGCCAGAGAGTTATTTCTCGAAGGAAGAATCTTGA